TGCAAATCATCCGGTGTCGTCTCTATCCACAAATTCATGGTATCCATGCCCGTAAAACGCGGAAAAGCCTGGCGTAATACATCTAATTGTAAAGAGGGATTAATATTTCCGAGGAAAAGGTAGGGAACTTGTGAGATTTCTTTGGATATGGTGGGTTTAAATGTTTCAAAAACATTAAGTTGTGTATCTAATGTGTCGCGTTGATTTACATCTTTATGGTAGCGTCCCGACCAGCGAAAAGTTTTTCCATCTACCTGTTTTAATCCGTCAATGTTAATATTCCGTGATTTAAGAATCTGGATATATTCCTGAGGGAAATCCGTTCCAATGACACCAATCATATTTACACGAGTAAAGAAGGAAGCCGAAATGGAAAAATAAGTTGCAGCACCACCTAATTCTAACTCACATTTTCCATAAGGTGTTTCGACAGAATCTAAGGCTACAGAACCAACTACAGTTATATCCATGTTTGTTTTTCCCTTATGTTGTCATTATCATTTTGAAATTAATTTGCTACTGCTTTGAAATCGTATTTTCTGATATTCCATTCTTCTTCGCGAATTCGTTTCTTTAATTGGTTATTAAACTGGGAGACCATACCTTGTAAGCTGTCGGCATCGCCTTCTAAAAGAACTTTTTCAAAGAAATTTCTGAAGAATTTTTGTTCTTTTGATATTTGCAGGACATGAGTAATAATTCCCATCAGGGCATCGGTTTGGGGGGTTATGTTTAATTTAACAATCTCATCTATCATTGTGGACAAATCAAAAGGTTTCCATTGCAGGAATTTTGTGGAATGGAATTCCCCAGCAAGCCATTCTATATATTCGGTAGGATTTACATTAAAACTAAATGAATCCATATTTTGCCACCACATTGAATCCGGTAAGAGGTAAACAGGTTCAACCTGAACACTATCGGGTTTAATTCGTTTTAAAAATCGCAATGTTTCTGCGAAGGTATGTCGGTCTTCCTCCGGGCAGGGATAGGAACATTGTATTGTGGTAAAGAAATGAGAAGACACAAAGGCAGATATAGCGGTTTCTAAGGAACTAATGGTTCTCATAATACCGTAATATTTTGATAATAATCGTTGACTGCCTGTTGGAATATTTACCGAGATGGCACGACAACCGGAAAGGTGTAAACTATGCACCCAATCCCCTTGAATATTGGAGCAATGGAAATTGCGGGAATATGTTATGAAATGAGCAGACTTTAATAAAGCCAAAGATAACGATTGAACATCGGAAGAATTTATCATCTCTCCTTCAATATGGAAAGTCCAAGTGCTGTATTTTTCCCTGAGTTTGCCTATTTCTTCCAGAAGATTTTCGGGGGTCGCATTTATATAATGTTTTAGCGTATAAGGTTCTGAATAGCCAAATCTACCATCTCTTACCTGTTCTAATGTAAAGATATTTAATTTGCCACCTTTCTGCAGTGCTTCATAATTGTCATAGGAGGGAATAGGTAAATCATCAAGGGTTAATAGACGGTTCACGGGACCGACACGAATTTCATTCCCTTCGAGATATACATAATTAGGAACTGAATGCAGGTCTTTTCCAGAAGTAAGATGTTCCCACAAAGGCAGAA
The sequence above is drawn from the Candidatus Hydrogenedens sp. genome and encodes:
- a CDS encoding PfkB family carbohydrate kinase is translated as MDITVVGSVALDSVETPYGKCELELGGAATYFSISASFFTRVNMIGVIGTDFPQEYIQILKSRNINIDGLKQVDGKTFRWSGRYHKDVNQRDTLDTQLNVFETFKPTISKEISQVPYLFLGNINPSLQLDVLRQAFPRFTGMDTMNLWIETTPDDLQEVLSRVDILFINDSEARQLSGEENLKKASREILALGPDVLIIKKGEHGCLLFFEDEETFMLPAYLLENVVDPTGAGDSFAGGFMGYLAYRNSVEPEVLRQATVIGTVIASFTCESFGPRRLLSLTGEEIKKRCCEFIQQTRIQDLSEFPF